One part of the Cyanobacterium stanieri LEGE 03274 genome encodes these proteins:
- a CDS encoding DNA cytosine methyltransferase, whose translation MTLATGQLELFTSDNTNVITQIPTTKPKVISLFCGCGGFDYGFHQAGYHIVFANDIDSAVEKTYRKNLGEITIKDIKEIDKNTLPDCDVILAGIPCQPFSSAGNRNSVNDERGGLFQQVIETIKAKNPQIVVFENVRGFLSAKDENGLKMPDRIALEFKKIGYKLYFQLLNASDYEVPQNRYRVFLLGVRNDLSLAYRFPFPIFKKANLVVKEIIEKPLPLDEEKDVWDLSPQALHLAKFIPPGGSWKNVPDEELPDRLKKIRQNIKKYRSPNFYRRFNLDEIMGTITAAATPEHSGILHPLENRRYSVREIARFQSFPDDFKFVGCTTAQKYKMIGNAVPCRLAFHLAKSIKLQYFSDI comes from the coding sequence ATGACTCTAGCAACAGGTCAGCTTGAACTTTTTACATCTGATAATACTAATGTTATTACGCAGATCCCTACGACTAAGCCCAAAGTTATTAGTCTTTTTTGCGGTTGTGGAGGCTTTGATTATGGATTTCATCAAGCAGGTTATCATATAGTTTTTGCTAATGATATTGATTCTGCGGTAGAAAAAACCTATCGAAAAAATTTGGGAGAAATAACAATTAAAGATATTAAAGAGATTGATAAAAATACCTTGCCAGATTGCGATGTTATTTTAGCGGGTATTCCTTGTCAACCTTTTTCAAGTGCTGGAAATAGAAACTCCGTTAATGATGAAAGAGGAGGTTTATTTCAACAGGTTATTGAGACAATAAAAGCAAAAAACCCCCAAATAGTTGTGTTTGAAAATGTCAGAGGTTTTTTATCTGCTAAAGATGAAAATGGCTTAAAAATGCCTGATAGAATTGCTTTAGAATTTAAAAAAATTGGTTATAAGCTATATTTTCAATTATTAAATGCTTCTGATTATGAAGTACCCCAAAATAGATATAGGGTTTTTTTATTGGGAGTTCGGAATGATTTAAGTTTAGCTTACAGATTTCCTTTTCCTATTTTTAAAAAAGCTAATTTAGTTGTTAAAGAAATTATAGAAAAACCTTTACCATTAGATGAAGAAAAAGATGTTTGGGATTTATCACCCCAAGCATTACACTTGGCTAAATTTATCCCTCCTGGTGGTTCATGGAAAAATGTTCCAGATGAAGAATTACCAGATAGATTAAAAAAAATAAGACAGAATATTAAAAAATATCGATCACCCAATTTTTATCGTAGATTTAATTTAGATGAAATTATGGGAACAATTACAGCCGCTGCTACTCCCGAACATTCAGGCATTCTCCATCCCCTCGAAAATAGACGTTATTCTGTGCGAGAAATCGCTAGATTTCAGTCTTTTCCAGATGACTTTAAATTTGTCGGTTGTACTACTGCTCAAAAATATAAAATGATTGGAAATGCTGTGCCTTGTCGATTAGCTTTTCACTTAGCAAAAAGTATTAAATTACAATATTTTTCAGATATTTAA
- a CDS encoding restriction endonuclease subunit S: MIDKDNLKQVLINLGFIASEKENIFSKEFPLIETILKVDFKNEKLIYPTEKGFTISGEFTTSFKQKENFVVFECVCRLFNKGYKPQHIELEPKWTVGHGASGGRADIMVKDNSGKSLLIIECKTAGNEFDNEWKKTLINGGQIFSYAKQAGSTQFIALYTSDSVDEKVTFNYYLITLKDNEKLLEEIADKEPLSYEKAKLLDKEDIYQAWKETYNQDFATKGIFEDDIPAYEIGKTKYSLADLTTINSNDIQGKYHQFATILRQHNVSGRENAFDKLVNLFLCKIVDETNNPDELKLYWKGIAYDSFFELQDRLQKLYQEGMKRFLGEDVTYIDNESIDQAFRFFKNDPDATKDTIKKYFRQLKFFTNNDFAFIDVHNEKLFYQNSAVLLKLVQMLQDIRLKTEEENQFLGDMFEGFLDQGIKQSEGQFFTPIPLVKFILKSLPLEQIITESEEIPKVIDYACGAGHFLNEYAQEIKPIVENNKKNDLEKYYQNIVGIEKEYRLSKVAKVSAFMYGQDEINIIYADTLANIPNIKENDYSILVANPPYSVKGFLETLEEKDRKKYQLIETIEIKSYPNNNSIETFFIERAKQLLKPGGVMGIIVPSSILTKGKAKSTSKSTNIYVATREILLKYFDIIAIAEFGSGTFGKTGTNTVTLFLRRKAENPAPCEHFLNRVNSWFKGEDSKNNIFQDEYLIKKYCHHLGFNFDDYKIFLAGEINEQLLNHDIFKEYKKEFDKWTEIKNLKKQRAFKALTEEAKQEELNKRFIIYVQDVERDKLYYFVLANLNPQRVLIIKSPSKNKEMKEFLGYEWSSAKGNEGIKYLGNVTVEEVTENEEEDSNNLEEEDKRVLSNLFNLDKINTPLYDPQNNDNSAKINFLIKQNFLSETVNIPDSLSSFVTSALLVDMLDFSRPDFNKSISLTPNKKSITFDTKWDLYKLGDIVDIKIGGTPSRSNSSYFRGDNLWVSISEMNGQIITDTKEKITDQGVKDSNVKLIPKGTSLLSFKLSIGKTAIAGKDLYTNEAIAGLIPFEKNQVLDLFLFHIFNAKLIDLENVGLNTFGKSLNSGFLKTDVKIPLPPLEIQEEIVKACQAIDEEFEKAETIIKSEKENIEKLIKKTSNNSKLIKISNIIDINTESYDPTNEPKKEFIYVDIDSVEKGTGIISFSKKIMGENAPSRAKRIATIGSTIISTVRPYLKGFAYIDEQPENTIYSTGFAILKSKNENIFINKMIYLLFMFSKDLMEQMEIAMPKSSYPSINKEDIENFKISIPSIEKQKQTIFEIEKCEAKIKEAKKIINGIAKRKEAVIYQYL; the protein is encoded by the coding sequence GTGATTGATAAAGATAACCTTAAACAAGTATTAATTAATCTTGGATTTATAGCCAGTGAAAAAGAGAATATTTTTTCAAAAGAATTTCCCTTAATTGAAACAATATTAAAAGTAGATTTTAAAAACGAAAAATTAATTTATCCTACCGAAAAAGGTTTTACTATTAGTGGTGAATTTACCACCAGTTTTAAGCAAAAAGAGAATTTTGTTGTTTTTGAATGCGTTTGTAGATTATTTAACAAAGGTTATAAACCGCAACATATTGAACTTGAACCAAAATGGACTGTGGGGCATGGTGCAAGTGGTGGAAGGGCGGATATTATGGTTAAAGATAATTCAGGTAAATCTTTGTTAATTATTGAGTGTAAAACCGCAGGAAATGAATTTGATAATGAATGGAAAAAGACATTAATTAATGGTGGACAAATTTTTTCCTATGCTAAACAAGCAGGAAGCACTCAATTTATTGCCCTTTATACCTCTGATTCGGTAGATGAAAAAGTTACTTTTAACTATTATTTAATTACCCTTAAAGATAATGAAAAACTCTTAGAAGAAATAGCAGATAAAGAGCCATTATCCTATGAAAAAGCTAAACTTTTAGATAAAGAAGACATTTATCAAGCATGGAAAGAAACTTATAATCAAGATTTCGCTACTAAGGGAATTTTTGAAGATGATATACCTGCTTATGAAATCGGTAAAACTAAATATTCTTTAGCGGATTTAACAACTATTAACAGTAATGATATTCAAGGAAAATATCATCAATTTGCAACTATTTTAAGACAACATAATGTATCTGGGCGTGAAAATGCTTTTGATAAATTAGTTAATTTATTCTTGTGTAAAATTGTTGATGAAACTAACAATCCTGATGAATTAAAGTTGTACTGGAAAGGTATCGCTTATGATAGCTTTTTTGAGTTGCAAGATCGTTTACAAAAGTTATATCAAGAAGGAATGAAACGGTTTTTAGGGGAAGATGTAACTTATATTGACAATGAATCAATTGATCAGGCTTTTCGATTTTTCAAAAATGATCCTGATGCAACAAAGGATACTATTAAAAAGTATTTTCGTCAATTAAAATTTTTTACTAATAATGATTTTGCTTTTATTGATGTTCACAACGAAAAATTATTTTATCAAAACTCAGCGGTACTTTTAAAATTAGTGCAAATGCTTCAAGATATTCGCTTGAAAACAGAAGAAGAAAATCAGTTTTTAGGGGATATGTTTGAAGGTTTTTTAGATCAAGGTATTAAACAATCAGAAGGGCAATTTTTTACTCCAATTCCTCTTGTTAAATTTATCCTTAAATCCTTACCTTTAGAGCAAATTATTACAGAAAGTGAGGAGATACCGAAAGTAATTGATTATGCCTGTGGTGCTGGACATTTTCTTAATGAATACGCCCAAGAAATTAAACCCATTGTTGAAAATAACAAAAAAAATGACCTTGAAAAATACTATCAAAATATTGTCGGTATTGAAAAAGAATATCGTCTTTCTAAGGTAGCAAAAGTTTCGGCTTTTATGTACGGACAAGATGAAATTAATATTATTTATGCTGATACTTTGGCAAATATTCCTAATATTAAAGAAAATGATTACTCTATTTTAGTGGCAAATCCTCCTTATAGTGTGAAAGGTTTTTTAGAAACTTTAGAGGAAAAAGATCGGAAAAAATATCAACTTATTGAAACTATTGAAATAAAAAGTTATCCTAATAATAATAGTATTGAAACTTTTTTTATTGAAAGGGCAAAACAATTATTAAAACCTGGTGGGGTAATGGGTATTATTGTACCTTCTTCTATTTTGACTAAGGGTAAGGCTAAAAGTACCTCGAAATCAACTAATATTTATGTGGCAACGAGGGAAATTTTACTTAAATATTTTGATATTATTGCTATTGCGGAGTTTGGTAGTGGTACATTTGGTAAAACTGGCACAAATACAGTTACTTTATTTTTAAGAAGAAAAGCCGAAAATCCTGCCCCTTGTGAACATTTTTTGAATCGGGTTAATAGTTGGTTTAAGGGTGAAGATAGTAAGAATAACATTTTTCAAGATGAGTATTTAATAAAAAAATATTGTCATCATTTAGGGTTTAATTTTGATGATTATAAAATATTTTTAGCTGGAGAAATTAATGAGCAACTCTTAAATCATGATATTTTTAAAGAGTATAAAAAAGAGTTTGATAAATGGACAGAAATTAAAAATCTAAAAAAACAAAGGGCTTTTAAGGCTTTAACTGAGGAAGCTAAACAAGAGGAATTAAATAAAAGATTTATTATTTATGTTCAAGATGTTGAAAGGGATAAACTTTATTATTTTGTGTTGGCTAATCTTAATCCTCAAAGGGTTTTAATTATTAAAAGTCCTTCTAAAAATAAGGAAATGAAAGAGTTTTTAGGCTATGAGTGGAGTAGTGCTAAGGGTAATGAGGGAATTAAATATTTAGGTAATGTTACGGTTGAGGAAGTGACGGAAAATGAGGAAGAAGATAGTAATAATTTAGAGGAAGAAGATAAACGAGTATTAAGTAATTTGTTTAATTTAGATAAAATTAATACACCTCTTTATGATCCTCAAAATAATGATAATTCAGCAAAAATTAACTTTTTAATTAAGCAAAATTTTCTCAGTGAAACTGTGAATATTCCTGATAGTTTAAGTAGTTTTGTGACTTCGGCTCTTTTAGTGGATATGTTAGATTTTTCTCGCCCTGATTTTAATAAGTCAATTAGTTTAACACCGAACAAAAAAAGCATTACTTTTGATACAAAATGGGACTTGTATAAATTAGGTGATATTGTTGATATTAAAATAGGAGGTACACCTTCAAGAAGTAACTCTAGTTATTTTAGGGGGGATAATCTTTGGGTATCAATTTCGGAAATGAATGGTCAAATAATAACTGATACTAAAGAAAAAATAACAGATCAAGGTGTTAAAGATTCCAATGTTAAATTAATTCCCAAAGGAACGAGTTTACTTAGTTTTAAGTTGTCTATTGGAAAAACAGCGATCGCAGGTAAAGATTTATATACAAATGAAGCAATTGCTGGTTTAATTCCTTTCGAGAAAAATCAAGTTCTTGATTTATTTCTGTTTCATATATTTAATGCTAAATTGATTGATTTAGAAAATGTGGGTTTAAATACATTTGGTAAAAGTTTAAATAGTGGATTTTTAAAAACAGATGTCAAAATCCCTTTACCCCCCCTCGAAATTCAAGAGGAAATAGTTAAAGCCTGTCAAGCTATTGATGAAGAATTTGAGAAAGCAGAAACTATTATTAAAAGTGAGAAAGAAAATATTGAAAAGTTAATTAAAAAAACAAGTAACAACTCAAAACTTATAAAAATAAGTAATATTATTGATATAAATACAGAGAGTTATGATCCAACAAATGAACCAAAAAAAGAATTTATTTATGTTGACATTGACAGTGTTGAAAAAGGAACTGGTATTATTTCTTTTAGTAAAAAAATTATGGGTGAAAATGCACCATCAAGGGCGAAAAGAATTGCCACGATTGGTTCAACAATTATATCTACTGTTCGCCCTTATTTAAAAGGATTTGCATATATTGATGAACAACCTGAAAATACAATTTATTCTACAGGTTTTGCAATTTTAAAATCTAAAAATGAAAATATTTTTATTAATAAAATGATATATTTATTGTTTATGTTTTCTAAGGATTTAATGGAACAAATGGAAATAGCAATGCCAAAATCATCATATCCAAGCATCAATAAAGAAGATATTGAAAATTTTAAAATTTCAATTCCTAGCATTGAGAAACAAAAACAAACTATCTTTGAAATTGAAAAATGTGAGGCAAAAATTAAAGAAGCTAAAAAAATAATTAACGGTATTGCTAAGAGAAAAGAAGCGGTAATTTATCAATATTTGTAG
- a CDS encoding TnsD family Tn7-like transposition protein → MLFNLARDVQWLLDNPQISRPLNWYYQQYMNLLMSRNIATASKRVNQKKLFDEFLFCYGQDILSYLDSCISLDNQSNWLFSIVRKHRKSFHPTRHILMMRFLCGSVREFFERTSSKYKPFGNPPWICFNGAVDHYLQPVIEDVKLSHCLENKKPLGTFTCSCGMVYSRTVSKSEQSDGYRPNQIITYGDRWHQKLQDLVENKNLGLRAVARELKVTTRTINRYVNKFGLNASWQSETTNFCHVNEAQQADNKAQNRQDWLELQRQYPDATKTQLRNISPALYGRLYRGDRPWLNNNSPFLQKPSVSVNKRVDWGKRDQNIKIQVEKAVQDILQEEKPQRVTLRKVGIMTGLKALLEHKLDKLPLTKTYLQETVESVEMFQDRRIEWAIKFLEQQGEEVKSWKIMRIAGLKNNCIKRVENILY, encoded by the coding sequence ATACTATTTAACTTAGCTCGTGATGTTCAATGGCTGTTAGATAATCCTCAAATTTCCCGTCCTTTGAACTGGTATTATCAGCAATATATGAATTTGTTGATGTCAAGAAATATTGCCACAGCATCCAAAAGAGTTAATCAGAAGAAATTGTTTGATGAATTTTTGTTTTGCTATGGACAGGATATTTTGAGTTATTTAGACTCTTGTATTAGTCTCGATAATCAAAGTAATTGGCTATTCAGTATAGTTAGAAAACACCGCAAATCCTTTCACCCCACACGTCATATATTGATGATGAGGTTTCTTTGTGGTTCGGTACGAGAATTTTTTGAACGAACATCATCGAAATATAAACCCTTTGGGAATCCTCCTTGGATTTGTTTTAATGGTGCAGTTGATCATTACTTACAACCTGTGATTGAAGATGTTAAGTTGAGCCATTGCCTAGAAAACAAAAAACCTCTAGGAACATTTACTTGCAGTTGTGGAATGGTTTACAGTCGAACGGTATCGAAATCAGAGCAATCTGATGGTTATAGGCCCAATCAAATCATCACTTATGGGGATAGGTGGCATCAAAAGTTACAGGATTTAGTAGAGAATAAAAATTTAGGATTAAGAGCAGTTGCTAGAGAATTAAAGGTAACCACTAGGACTATTAATCGCTATGTGAATAAGTTTGGTTTAAATGCTTCATGGCAATCAGAAACCACGAACTTTTGCCACGTCAATGAGGCTCAACAAGCTGATAATAAGGCACAAAATAGACAAGATTGGTTAGAATTACAAAGACAGTATCCTGACGCAACAAAAACTCAACTGAGAAATATATCTCCTGCCCTATATGGAAGATTGTATAGGGGCGATCGCCCTTGGTTAAATAATAATTCACCCTTTTTACAAAAACCGTCTGTATCAGTAAATAAGAGAGTGGATTGGGGTAAAAGAGATCAAAATATCAAAATTCAGGTAGAGAAGGCAGTTCAAGATATTTTGCAAGAGGAAAAACCCCAAAGAGTTACCCTGAGAAAAGTGGGTATTATGACGGGATTAAAGGCACTTTTAGAGCATAAATTGGATAAATTACCCCTGACAAAAACCTATCTACAAGAAACTGTCGAGTCAGTGGAAATGTTTCAGGATAGAAGGATAGAATGGGCGATCAAATTTTTGGAACAACAGGGGGAGGAAGTAAAATCATGGAAAATCATGCGAATAGCAGGATTAAAAAATAATTGCATAAAAAGAGTAGAGAACATTTTATATTAG
- the glmS gene encoding glutamine--fructose-6-phosphate transaminase (isomerizing), with protein MCGIVGYIGTQRAVDILIGGLEKLEYRGYDSAGIATIYDQQLTAVRAKGKLHNLRTKLENNINYAQIGIGHTRWATHGKPEEYNAHPHGDNEGRFAVVQNGIVENYQELRKELKEKGHNFVSDTDTEVIPHLLAEYYNPEGDDPFMDAVMKTVHRLEGAFAIALLCADYPEELIVARQNAPLIIGFGQGEFFCASDVTALVNHTNAVLALENGEIGRLNPLGVELYDFEGKRLRRSPRVLDWSPVTVEKQGFRHFMLKEIHEQPSVVRTCLEVYFNPDWQQKGTKPVNLNLSSELIDNLENIQIVACGTSWHASLVGKYLLEQIAEIPTFVQYASEYRYSPSPIMANTMTIGVTQSGETADTLAALGMERQRRSGLDKPYRPRIVGISNRPESTLGGMVDQLINTYAGIEIGVAATKTFVAQVMAFYVLALDLAWQRKTISPERIDQILAGLLQLPTQIEKILQTQEAKIEELAHNFPETRDFVFLGRGINFPIALEGALKLKEISYIHAEGYPAGEMKHGPIALLDAHVPVVAIAMGGSVYEKVISNAQEAKARDARLIGIVPQSYDDEVFHDILNVPEVEELLSPILAVIPLQLLSYYIASLRGLDVDQPRNLAKSVTVE; from the coding sequence ATGTGCGGAATTGTCGGTTACATTGGAACTCAAAGGGCGGTAGATATTCTTATTGGTGGATTAGAGAAGTTAGAATATAGGGGTTACGACTCTGCGGGTATCGCTACAATTTATGATCAGCAGTTAACGGCCGTCAGGGCAAAAGGTAAGCTACATAATTTGCGCACGAAGTTAGAAAATAATATTAATTATGCTCAAATCGGTATTGGGCATACCCGTTGGGCTACCCATGGTAAACCAGAGGAATATAATGCCCATCCCCATGGGGATAATGAGGGTAGGTTTGCGGTGGTACAAAATGGCATCGTCGAAAATTATCAGGAGTTACGGAAGGAGTTGAAGGAGAAAGGACATAATTTTGTTTCGGATACTGATACAGAGGTAATTCCCCATTTATTAGCAGAATATTATAATCCTGAAGGAGATGATCCTTTTATGGATGCTGTGATGAAGACGGTACATCGTTTGGAGGGTGCCTTTGCGATCGCCCTTTTATGTGCTGATTATCCTGAAGAATTAATCGTTGCCCGTCAAAATGCTCCTTTAATTATTGGTTTTGGACAGGGTGAGTTTTTCTGTGCCTCGGATGTAACCGCCCTAGTGAATCATACTAACGCCGTATTGGCTTTGGAAAATGGAGAAATTGGACGTTTAAACCCCTTGGGGGTAGAGTTATATGATTTTGAGGGTAAAAGGTTACGCCGTAGTCCTCGGGTGTTGGATTGGAGTCCTGTAACGGTTGAAAAACAAGGATTCCGCCATTTCATGCTTAAGGAAATCCACGAACAACCCTCCGTGGTGCGTACTTGTTTAGAGGTGTATTTTAATCCCGATTGGCAACAAAAAGGCACTAAACCTGTTAATCTCAATTTAAGCTCTGAATTAATCGATAATTTAGAAAACATCCAAATCGTTGCCTGTGGTACTTCTTGGCACGCTAGTTTGGTGGGTAAATATTTGTTGGAACAAATTGCCGAGATACCTACTTTTGTTCAGTATGCCTCGGAATATCGATATTCTCCAAGCCCAATTATGGCTAACACCATGACTATCGGGGTTACTCAGTCGGGAGAAACGGCGGACACCTTGGCGGCGCTGGGCATGGAAAGACAAAGACGCTCTGGGTTAGATAAACCCTATCGCCCCCGCATTGTGGGCATTAGTAATCGCCCAGAAAGTACCCTCGGGGGTATGGTGGATCAATTAATTAATACCTATGCTGGAATTGAGATTGGGGTGGCGGCTACCAAAACTTTTGTGGCACAGGTAATGGCTTTTTATGTGTTGGCGTTGGATTTGGCTTGGCAACGGAAAACCATTAGCCCAGAAAGAATTGACCAAATTTTAGCAGGTTTATTGCAACTACCGACGCAAATTGAGAAGATTTTACAAACTCAGGAAGCAAAAATTGAGGAGTTGGCGCATAATTTTCCTGAAACCAGAGATTTTGTTTTCTTGGGTAGGGGTATTAATTTCCCCATCGCCTTAGAAGGGGCGCTGAAGCTCAAGGAGATTAGTTATATCCATGCGGAGGGTTATCCTGCAGGGGAGATGAAACATGGTCCCATTGCCCTTTTAGATGCTCATGTGCCTGTAGTGGCGATCGCCATGGGTGGTAGTGTTTATGAAAAGGTGATTTCCAATGCTCAGGAGGCAAAGGCAAGGGATGCTCGTTTGATTGGCATTGTACCCCAAAGTTATGATGATGAGGTATTCCATGATATTTTAAACGTGCCAGAGGTGGAGGAGTTGTTATCCCCTATTTTGGCGGTGATTCCTTTACAGTTGCTTTCCTATTACATCGCTTCTTTGCGTGGTTTGGATGTGGATCAACCCCGTAATTTGGCGAAAAGCGTTACGGTGGAATAG
- a CDS encoding 5-methylcytosine restriction system specificity protein McrC, with product MKILKIKSGTKIWVNNHDLNDLNILLKSLNSEHLLDSNYLIIPQGYVGKIVTKNLKIIIEPSINYLTNIDYLRLILNDKLADSQNNSLGYDKNIDISKFIIDQFLANLQKLVKQGIPVQYKNTQIISQYLQGNVNFFESFLRIKLGIEPYFITYTQKIEMDYFVMRVIKKAYKKLIANFPNYQQFEITKTLNYISNESIRVKRLKNIRLNFNKQEKYLANAFEFACLILQNMSYKNIGNDLSFSLIINSNLLFEKYMVNLLQQSFPKDTVKYKDSIKVANYKRQNQKQILIAPDIIYQGSHAVIIDIKNKNFDRAVINADFYQIYTYCKALNSDTGVLIYPYYQNVEPVIINPVFDEKIRIYALGIDITQSLTFNVNKAQSYFIENIEPIFKYG from the coding sequence ATGAAGATACTAAAGATTAAATCAGGTACAAAAATATGGGTAAATAATCACGATCTGAATGATTTAAATATCTTGCTAAAATCATTAAATTCAGAGCATTTATTAGATAGTAATTATTTAATTATACCTCAAGGTTATGTTGGTAAAATAGTTACAAAAAATTTGAAAATTATTATTGAGCCTTCCATTAATTATCTAACAAATATTGACTATCTAAGATTAATTTTAAATGATAAATTAGCAGATTCTCAGAATAATAGTTTAGGTTATGATAAAAATATTGATATTTCTAAGTTTATTATTGATCAATTTTTAGCTAATTTACAAAAATTAGTTAAGCAAGGTATTCCTGTTCAATACAAAAATACACAAATTATCAGTCAATACTTACAAGGCAATGTTAATTTTTTTGAATCATTTTTGAGAATTAAATTAGGAATTGAGCCTTATTTCATTACTTATACTCAAAAGATAGAAATGGATTATTTTGTTATGAGAGTTATAAAAAAGGCATATAAAAAATTAATAGCTAATTTCCCAAATTATCAACAATTTGAGATAACAAAAACTCTTAACTATATCAGTAATGAATCTATTAGAGTTAAGAGATTAAAAAATATTAGATTAAATTTTAACAAACAAGAAAAATATTTAGCAAATGCTTTTGAGTTTGCTTGTTTAATTTTGCAAAATATGTCTTATAAAAATATAGGGAATGATTTATCTTTTAGTTTAATTATTAATAGTAATCTTTTGTTCGAAAAATATATGGTAAATTTGCTTCAACAAAGTTTCCCTAAAGATACTGTTAAATATAAAGATTCAATTAAAGTGGCAAATTATAAAAGGCAAAATCAAAAACAAATTTTGATCGCACCTGACATAATTTATCAGGGAAGTCATGCAGTTATTATTGACATAAAAAATAAAAATTTTGATCGTGCTGTCATCAATGCAGATTTTTACCAAATTTATACTTATTGTAAAGCCTTGAATAGTGATACAGGAGTTTTAATTTATCCCTATTATCAGAATGTTGAACCTGTGATAATTAATCCTGTTTTTGATGAGAAAATTAGAATTTATGCGTTGGGAATTGATATTACTCAATCATTAACTTTTAATGTGAATAAAGCCCAAAGTTATTTTATCGAAAATATTGAACCAATTTTCAAATATGGGTAA
- a CDS encoding McrB family protein, with translation MPYFSQDTIFNAINQLSNIKYIGGKQGNIDTLPIYLFLSKLGINSDTWIDSTKLYSNKDLGQKIIYELGGCFDLEIEEVETQWCLFFTRFSESNRQFYNPKSNFNQIFSRVKDTIDNSISDHLLEKGKEKNYRLKNVFFKNILNMYEQKYPLDALSVWLYRSYEFEEENVNIRQIREYFYEDYKINYDLAKKLFNLQESIILKFSKEKTKAEEYRQYLNIDKLVKFTQKQDKSSNINQEYKIQLASDSTYLNNYMKFDQNKLYSLLEKHKQLILTGVPGTGKSFLIDQLSAKYQETVKIQFHQNYSYQDFVIGKTIKNNSVEYVEGILIQLLRKIEQDQKNKDKHKYLLVIDEINRGNISAIFGELLYALDRDKTINIILGDSGDTYPIFIPENLHIVGTMNTADRSIALVDFAIRRRFLFIEMQPDYELIDQLSTFNDQHLLGDFLQKINNNIKHYFNTEDYQIGHSYFIKSLETKGKFYNWISEDLYEIIQYKIIPMLVEYAHGDKSVIPNILGKKIYLTSPSELEESIKEFLNEDTKD, from the coding sequence ATGCCTTATTTTTCTCAAGATACTATTTTTAACGCAATTAATCAATTATCTAATATTAAATATATTGGAGGTAAACAAGGTAATATTGATACTTTACCGATTTATTTATTTTTATCTAAACTAGGTATTAATAGTGATACTTGGATTGATTCAACTAAACTTTATAGTAACAAAGATTTAGGACAAAAAATTATTTATGAACTGGGTGGATGTTTTGATCTGGAAATAGAAGAAGTAGAAACTCAATGGTGTTTGTTTTTTACAAGATTTTCTGAGTCAAATAGACAATTTTATAATCCGAAAAGTAACTTTAATCAAATTTTTTCTCGTGTTAAAGACACTATCGATAATAGTATTAGTGATCATCTTTTAGAAAAAGGAAAAGAAAAAAATTATCGACTAAAAAATGTATTTTTCAAAAATATTTTAAATATGTATGAGCAAAAATATCCTTTAGATGCTCTAAGTGTTTGGTTATATAGAAGTTATGAATTTGAAGAAGAAAATGTTAATATCAGACAAATAAGAGAATACTTTTATGAAGATTATAAAATTAATTATGATTTAGCTAAAAAACTTTTTAATTTACAAGAGTCGATTATCTTAAAATTTAGTAAAGAAAAAACTAAAGCGGAAGAATATCGTCAATATTTAAACATTGATAAATTAGTTAAATTTACTCAAAAACAAGATAAATCATCAAATATTAATCAAGAATATAAAATACAATTAGCATCTGATTCAACATATTTAAACAATTATATGAAATTTGATCAAAATAAACTTTATAGTCTATTAGAAAAACATAAACAGTTAATTTTAACAGGCGTACCGGGTACAGGAAAATCTTTTTTAATTGATCAACTTTCGGCAAAATATCAAGAAACAGTCAAAATTCAATTTCATCAAAACTATTCTTATCAAGATTTTGTTATTGGAAAAACGATTAAAAATAATAGTGTTGAATATGTAGAAGGGATTTTAATTCAGTTATTGCGGAAAATAGAACAAGATCAGAAAAATAAAGATAAGCATAAATACTTATTAGTAATTGACGAAATAAATAGAGGAAATATTAGTGCTATTTTTGGAGAATTATTATATGCCTTAGATCGAGACAAAACAATAAATATAATTTTAGGAGATAGTGGAGATACCTACCCTATTTTTATCCCTGAAAATTTGCATATTGTTGGCACAATGAATACTGCTGATCGAAGTATTGCGTTGGTAGATTTTGCTATTAGGAGAAGATTTTTATTTATAGAAATGCAACCAGATTATGAGTTAATAGACCAATTATCTACCTTTAATGATCAACATTTACTAGGTGATTTTCTGCAAAAAATTAATAACAATATCAAACATTATTTTAATACTGAAGACTATCAAATAGGTCATTCTTATTTTATTAAAAGTTTAGAAACAAAAGGCAAATTTTATAATTGGATATCAGAAGATTTATATGAAATTATCCAATATAAAATAATTCCGATGTTAGTTGAATATGCTCATGGGGATAAAAGTGTTATTCCTAATATTTTGGGTAAGAAAATATATTTAACATCACCATCTGAATTAGAAGAATCTATTAAAGAATTTTTAAATGAAGATACTAAAGATTAA